The Euphorbia lathyris chromosome 2, ddEupLath1.1, whole genome shotgun sequence genome includes a window with the following:
- the LOC136218364 gene encoding uncharacterized protein isoform X2, with protein MQLVGQRGPLTGMGSVFVHMVKNEGPKALYLGLTPALTRSVLYGGLRLGLYEPSKCACNKAFGSTNILVKIVSGAFAGGFATALTNPVEVIKVRLQMNTNQKQVGPIAEMRKIVSEEGIRALWKGVGPAVARASALTASQLATYDETKQVLIRWTPLEEGFYLHLFSSTVAGAVSTLVTAPVDMIKTRLMLQRESKRVRGYKNGFHCAYQVMLTEGPIALYKGGFAIFARLGPQTMITFILCEKMRQIAGLNAI; from the exons ATGCAACTTGTCGGCCAGAGAGGTCCTTTGACTGGAATG GGCAGTGTCTTTGTGCACATGGTGAAAAATGAAGGACCAAAGGCTTTGTATCTGGGATTGACACCTGCATTAACAAGGTCAGTTCTTTATGGAGGTCTCCGGTTAGGGCTGTATGAACCCTCAAAGTGTGCCTGCAATAAGGCCTTTGGGTCCACCAATATCTTGGTTAAAATTGTGTCCGGAGCATTTGCTGGTGGATTTGCAACTGCACTGACCAATCCGGTTGAAGTTATCAAG GTTAGGTTGCAGATGAATACAAACCAGAAACAAGTTGGACCAATTGCAGAAATGCGAAAAATTGTGTCTGAAGAAGGAATAAGAGCTCTTTGGAAGGGTGTTGGCCCTGCTGTTGCTAGAGCTTCTGCTTTGACTGCATCACAGCTGGCAACATATGATGAAACCAAGCAG GTTTTGATTAGGTGGACACCTCTGGAAGAAGGATTTTATCTGCATCTATT CTCGAGTACAGTCGCAGGCGCAGTGAGTACCCTTGTAACTGCACCTGTGGATATGATTAAAACTCGCCTCATGCTGCAACGAGAATCTAAGAGAGTTAGAGGCTATAAAAATGGATTTCATTGCGCATATCAG GTCATGCTTACAGAGGGCCCCATTGCACTTTACAAGGG GGGCTTTGCAATTTTTGCTAGATTGGGTCCGCAAACTATGATTACATTTATCCTATGTGAGAAGATGCGGCAAATTGCTGGATTGAATGCCATCTAG